From Pseudomonas sp. CCI4.2, one genomic window encodes:
- the rpoZ gene encoding DNA-directed RNA polymerase subunit omega — translation MARVTVEDCLDHVVNRFELVMLSTKRARQLATGGKEPKLPWENDKPTVMALREIAAGLMSYAVIAEAEIVEDEPLFAAFEDESNEAV, via the coding sequence ATGGCCCGCGTGACCGTTGAAGACTGCCTAGACCACGTCGTTAACCGCTTTGAACTGGTCATGCTCTCTACCAAGCGTGCCCGTCAGCTGGCTACCGGTGGTAAAGAACCTAAGCTGCCTTGGGAAAACGACAAGCCTACCGTTATGGCGCTGCGTGAAATCGCGGCCGGCCTGATGAGCTACGCTGTTATCGCTGAAGCCGAAATCGTTGAAGATGAGCCATTGTTCGCGGCCTTCGAGGACGAGTCCAACGAGGCCGTTTAA
- the gmk gene encoding guanylate kinase, which yields MTHSTGTLYIVSAPSGAGKTSLVKALIDAQPQIRVSVSHTTRAMRPGEINDVNYHFVDRAEFVRMIEHGDFLEQAEVFGNLYGTSQSRLQQTLDEGHDLILEIDWQGADQVRKLMPDARSIFILPPTQQALRQRLTNRGQDSDEIIEGRMREAVSEMSHYVEYDFIVINDDFATALEDLKAIFRANQLHQKPQQQRFSELLAQLLA from the coding sequence ATGACCCACAGCACCGGCACCCTTTATATCGTTTCTGCACCTTCTGGCGCGGGCAAAACCAGCCTGGTCAAAGCCCTGATCGACGCTCAGCCGCAGATTCGCGTTTCTGTATCGCACACCACGCGGGCCATGCGCCCCGGTGAAATCAACGACGTGAACTATCACTTCGTGGACCGAGCCGAATTCGTGCGGATGATCGAACACGGCGATTTTCTCGAACAAGCCGAAGTGTTCGGCAACCTGTATGGCACGTCGCAAAGCCGCTTGCAGCAGACGCTGGATGAAGGACACGACCTGATTCTTGAAATCGACTGGCAGGGCGCGGACCAAGTGCGCAAGTTGATGCCCGATGCCCGTTCGATTTTCATTTTGCCGCCGACTCAACAAGCGCTGCGCCAGCGCCTGACCAACCGAGGCCAAGACAGCGACGAGATCATCGAAGGGCGCATGCGTGAAGCCGTGAGTGAAATGAGTCATTACGTGGAATACGATTTCATCGTGATCAACGACGATTTCGCCACAGCACTCGAAGACCTAAAAGCGATTTTCCGCGCCAATCAGTTGCACCAAAAACCGCAACAGCAGCGTTTTAGCGAATTGCTCGCCCAATTATTGGCCTGA
- a CDS encoding YicC/YloC family endoribonuclease codes for MVHSMTAFARVERAGAQGTLSWELRSVNHRYLEPHLRLPESFRDLEGAVREALRQGLSRGKVECTLRFTEETAGKPLQVDRERAAQLVAAAEVVASLIQQPAPLNPLEVLAWPGVLVADASDPQALNNDAMALFNEALTELKAGRGREGADLAKLLDERLDSIVEEVATLRVLVPQMLATQRQKVMDRFTDMKAELDPQRLEQEMVLLAQKSDVAEELDRLATHVTEVRRVLKTGGQAGRRLDFLMQELNREANTLGSKAFDPRSTQAAVNLKVLIEQMREQVQNIE; via the coding sequence ATGGTGCACAGCATGACAGCCTTCGCCCGAGTCGAAAGGGCTGGCGCCCAAGGCACCCTGAGCTGGGAATTGCGCTCGGTGAATCACCGTTATTTAGAACCGCATCTGCGTTTGCCGGAGTCGTTTCGTGATCTCGAAGGCGCCGTGCGCGAAGCTCTGCGTCAAGGCTTGTCGCGGGGCAAGGTTGAATGCACGCTGCGCTTCACCGAAGAAACTGCTGGCAAACCGTTGCAAGTCGACCGTGAGCGCGCCGCGCAATTGGTCGCCGCTGCCGAAGTGGTCGCTAGCCTGATCCAGCAACCCGCGCCATTGAATCCGCTGGAGGTGCTGGCCTGGCCTGGGGTTTTAGTGGCAGATGCCAGCGACCCACAAGCGCTGAACAACGACGCAATGGCCCTGTTCAACGAAGCCTTAACCGAGTTAAAAGCCGGTCGAGGCCGTGAAGGCGCCGACTTGGCTAAACTTCTCGACGAACGGTTAGACTCCATCGTTGAAGAGGTCGCCACCCTGCGTGTCTTGGTTCCGCAAATGCTCGCAACCCAACGTCAGAAAGTAATGGATCGCTTTACCGACATGAAGGCGGAACTCGACCCTCAACGCCTAGAGCAGGAGATGGTGCTGCTCGCGCAAAAAAGCGATGTGGCCGAGGAGTTGGATCGCCTCGCCACGCACGTCACTGAAGTACGCCGCGTCTTGAAGACGGGTGGACAAGCCGGCCGGCGCTTGGACTTCCTGATGCAGGAACTCAATCGCGAAGCCAATACATTAGGCTCCAAAGCCTTCGACCCGCGTAGCACTCAGGCAGCGGTCAACCTCAAAGTGTTGATCGAGCAGATGCGTGAACAAGTGCAGAATATTGAGTAA
- the rph gene encoding ribonuclease PH, translating into MKRPSGRAADQLRSIRITRNYTKHAEGSVLVEFGDTKVICTVSVENGVPRFLKGQGQGWLTAEYGMLPRATGERNQREASRGKQGGRTLEIQRLIGRSLRAALDMSKLGDVTLYVDCDVIQADGGTRTASITGAMVALVDALKVIKKRGGLKGGDPLKQMIAAVSVGMYQGEPVLDLDYLEDSAAETDLNVVMTSTGGFIEVQGTAEGAPFQPEELNAMLALANKGMTELFELQRAALAD; encoded by the coding sequence ATGAAACGTCCAAGTGGCCGCGCTGCCGATCAGCTCCGCTCGATCCGCATCACCCGCAACTACACCAAGCACGCCGAGGGCTCTGTTTTGGTCGAGTTCGGTGACACCAAAGTGATCTGCACAGTCAGCGTCGAAAACGGTGTGCCGCGTTTCCTTAAAGGTCAGGGTCAAGGTTGGCTGACGGCTGAGTACGGCATGCTGCCGCGCGCCACTGGCGAACGCAACCAGCGTGAAGCGAGCCGTGGCAAGCAAGGCGGGCGTACCCTGGAAATCCAGCGTCTGATTGGCAGATCCCTTCGTGCGGCGCTGGACATGTCCAAGCTGGGCGACGTCACCTTGTATGTCGATTGCGATGTGATTCAGGCTGACGGCGGCACACGTACTGCCTCCATCACCGGCGCCATGGTCGCGCTGGTCGATGCCTTGAAAGTGATCAAAAAGCGTGGCGGCCTCAAAGGCGGCGACCCACTCAAGCAGATGATTGCTGCTGTATCAGTAGGCATGTATCAGGGCGAACCAGTTCTCGACCTCGACTACCTGGAAGACTCTGCTGCTGAGACCGACCTCAACGTCGTGATGACCAGCACTGGCGGCTTCATCGAAGTCCAAGGCACCGCTGAAGGCGCACCGTTCCAGCCTGAAGAGCTGAACGCCATGCTCGCCTTGGCGAATAAAGGCATGACTGAACTGTTTGAATTGCAGCGCGCAGCACTGGCTGACTGA
- a CDS encoding exodeoxyribonuclease III, giving the protein MRIISVNVNGIQAAVERGLLSWLQAQNADVICLQDTRASAFELDDPAFQLDGYFLYACEAEVPAQGGVALYSRLQPKAVISGLGFETADRYGRYLQADFDKVSIATLLLPSGMNGDEDLNQKFKLMDDFARYLDKQRRKRREYIYCGSLYVAQQKLDIKNWRDSQQSPGFLAPERAWMDEIVGTMGYVDALREVSREGDQYSWWPDNEQAEMLNLGWRFDYQLLTPGLRRFVRSARLPRQPRFSQHAPLIVDYDWTLTI; this is encoded by the coding sequence ATGCGGATCATCAGTGTGAACGTAAATGGCATTCAGGCCGCAGTCGAGCGTGGTTTGCTCAGTTGGCTGCAAGCTCAGAATGCCGACGTCATCTGCCTACAGGACACCCGCGCCTCCGCCTTTGAACTGGACGACCCAGCCTTCCAACTGGATGGCTATTTCCTTTATGCCTGCGAAGCTGAAGTTCCTGCCCAAGGTGGCGTGGCGCTTTACTCGCGGTTGCAACCGAAAGCGGTAATCAGCGGGCTCGGCTTCGAAACAGCCGACCGTTACGGGCGTTACCTGCAAGCAGATTTCGACAAAGTCAGTATTGCGACCTTGCTGCTTCCTTCCGGGATGAACGGTGATGAAGACTTGAATCAAAAATTCAAGCTCATGGACGACTTCGCTCGCTACCTGGACAAACAACGACGCAAACGCCGTGAGTACATCTACTGTGGCTCGTTGTACGTTGCGCAGCAGAAGCTTGATATCAAGAACTGGCGCGACAGTCAGCAATCTCCAGGTTTCCTTGCGCCAGAACGCGCCTGGATGGACGAGATTGTCGGCACCATGGGTTATGTCGATGCACTGCGTGAAGTCAGTCGCGAAGGTGATCAGTACAGCTGGTGGCCGGATAACGAACAGGCTGAAATGCTCAACCTCGGTTGGCGTTTCGATTACCAGTTGCTGACCCCAGGCCTGCGCCGCTTCGTACGCAGCGCTCGCTTACCGCGCCAGCCTCGCTTCTCGCAGCATGCTCCATTGATCGTGGATTACGACTGGACGTTGACCATTTAA
- the pyrE gene encoding orotate phosphoribosyltransferase, with protein MHEYQRDFIRFAIDRGVLRFGEFTLKSGRISPYFFNAGLFNSGSALAQLGRFYAAAVVDSGISFDVLFGPAYKGIPLAAATAVALAEHHQLDLPWCFNRKEAKAHGEGGSLVGAPLTGNVLIIDDVITAGTAIREVMQIIKDQNATAAGVLIALNRQERGNGALSAIQEVERDFGIPVVSIVSLNQVLQYLADDVQLKQHLPAVEAYREQYGI; from the coding sequence ATGCATGAGTATCAACGCGACTTCATCCGTTTTGCCATCGATCGTGGGGTTCTGCGCTTCGGTGAATTCACGCTTAAGTCCGGGCGCATCAGTCCGTATTTCTTCAATGCGGGGCTGTTCAATAGCGGTTCTGCTCTGGCGCAGCTAGGCCGTTTCTATGCCGCAGCAGTGGTCGACAGTGGTATTTCTTTCGATGTTCTGTTCGGCCCGGCGTACAAAGGAATTCCTCTGGCCGCCGCCACAGCCGTGGCGTTGGCTGAACATCACCAGCTCGATCTGCCGTGGTGTTTCAACCGTAAAGAAGCCAAGGCCCACGGCGAAGGCGGAAGCTTGGTCGGCGCGCCACTCACCGGCAATGTGCTGATAATCGATGACGTGATCACCGCCGGTACTGCCATCCGCGAAGTCATGCAGATCATCAAAGACCAAAACGCTACGGCCGCCGGTGTACTGATCGCATTAAACCGCCAGGAACGGGGCAACGGTGCGTTGTCGGCCATTCAGGAAGTCGAACGCGACTTTGGTATTCCAGTCGTCAGCATCGTGTCGCTGAATCAAGTTCTTCAATATTTGGCCGATGATGTACAGCTTAAGCAGCATTTGCCGGCGGTTGAGGCCTATCGCGAGCAGTACGGAATCTAA
- a CDS encoding DUF4124 domain-containing protein, whose protein sequence is MPKLSVCGLVLALYVVAGQAAEKPQILFYRYIDSKGGVVLDRQGVPPEYVGKGYQVLNERGRVMQVVPPAPSADELVHQRADKAQADSDAQLLHLYSSVADVDRAKARKLAEVDALVAVAQGNLQNLSAQQSNLQSQAADQERAGRVVPQALVDQMNSLRDDQNNLKAEIVRYQDSRKQVDASFAGDRVRVQKLVP, encoded by the coding sequence ATGCCCAAGCTGAGCGTGTGCGGATTAGTTCTGGCGTTGTACGTTGTAGCTGGGCAGGCAGCAGAAAAGCCTCAGATCTTGTTCTATCGCTACATCGACAGCAAAGGCGGGGTAGTCCTTGATCGCCAAGGCGTTCCACCCGAGTACGTGGGCAAAGGCTATCAAGTGCTCAACGAGCGCGGGCGAGTCATGCAAGTGGTGCCCCCCGCCCCGAGCGCAGACGAATTAGTCCACCAGCGAGCCGATAAAGCCCAAGCCGATTCCGATGCTCAGTTGCTGCACCTCTACAGCAGCGTCGCCGACGTCGACCGCGCCAAAGCCCGCAAGTTGGCAGAGGTCGACGCACTGGTCGCCGTCGCCCAAGGCAATCTGCAAAACCTGAGCGCACAGCAAAGCAACCTGCAAAGCCAAGCGGCGGACCAGGAACGAGCGGGCCGCGTTGTGCCGCAAGCGTTAGTCGATCAAATGAACAGTTTGCGAGACGACCAGAACAACCTCAAGGCTGAGATTGTGCGGTATCAGGACTCACGTAAACAGGTGGACGCCAGCTTTGCGGGGGACCGGGTACGGGTGCAGAAGTTAGTGCCGTGA
- a CDS encoding toxin VasX, with product MFAKTGTLQERRDALFTDTPAATKASCPFKNAEIAIVPMRYALDRSHYDVDPAALTPLSPRGKWAFLPPLKTRTYTLRQLREGYVYVFDETANTLHEYSYSAVTALLTRILWDESEIGLDQRSNSNRGVCQTHLLYPRSHQLYIAFSPQQWTWRTCEHLRSHAKDRSQWMQALDLKEYSGSLSVPHALPLMQLAKKAVADIDAWPIADDGRFADSAHPPKAIGGLGETRHAVPLAADVLWTGTVDDKFSSVLIALNDPLAVMEDLGMQLAADQAALQEWQDEHEHKLGIAGIVEQLCGAGSDRSLLPKPALRDESATREYVALAEKYFEQLKVEEDSGAPPAPV from the coding sequence ATGTTCGCTAAAACCGGCACCCTGCAAGAACGGCGCGACGCTCTGTTCACGGATACGCCAGCGGCGACCAAAGCGTCATGCCCCTTCAAAAACGCTGAAATCGCTATCGTGCCGATGCGCTACGCCTTGGATCGCTCGCATTACGACGTCGATCCCGCCGCGCTCACCCCGCTGAGCCCACGCGGTAAATGGGCCTTTCTACCCCCGTTGAAAACCCGCACCTACACCCTGCGCCAACTGCGCGAGGGTTATGTCTATGTCTTTGATGAAACCGCCAACACCCTGCACGAGTACTCGTATTCGGCGGTCACCGCCCTCCTCACCCGCATCCTTTGGGACGAGTCCGAGATCGGTTTGGATCAACGTTCTAATTCAAACAGAGGCGTTTGCCAGACACACTTGCTTTACCCGCGCAGCCATCAACTGTACATCGCCTTTTCACCACAGCAATGGACCTGGCGCACGTGTGAGCATCTGCGTTCCCACGCCAAGGATCGTTCACAGTGGATGCAGGCGCTGGACCTGAAAGAATACAGCGGCAGCCTGTCGGTGCCCCACGCCCTGCCGTTGATGCAATTGGCGAAGAAAGCTGTAGCGGACATCGATGCCTGGCCGATTGCCGACGACGGTCGTTTTGCCGATTCGGCCCATCCACCCAAGGCCATCGGCGGCCTCGGTGAAACCCGACACGCGGTACCACTGGCCGCCGACGTGCTCTGGACCGGCACCGTCGACGACAAATTCAGTTCAGTGCTTATCGCTCTCAACGACCCCTTGGCGGTGATGGAAGACCTCGGCATGCAACTGGCTGCCGACCAAGCCGCCCTTCAGGAATGGCAGGACGAGCACGAGCACAAGCTGGGGATTGCCGGGATTGTCGAGCAACTGTGCGGCGCCGGCAGCGATCGATCACTGCTTCCAAAGCCGGCGCTCAGGGATGAAAGCGCGACCCGGGAATACGTCGCCCTGGCTGAAAAATACTTCGAACAACTCAAAGTTGAGGAAGACTCCGGTGCACCCCCGGCACCGGTTTGA
- a CDS encoding DUF4123 domain-containing protein, translated as MSSPEHANYLLIDGALRPGALVELLKDDQSTRANPLYMGTRWSELHDQGPILIQLDADSPHVSQWLNEPRKQQDSTLLYSTKPLHVVANHLRHFICPPDAWGGNGLLRFSDPLVAIFWLSSFSDAQLAERLGPIEHWWVGRPTHRWQEPSPSSWQRFSRVDAESSWTPEFAFLDHPQLAALARAQRWQLEERFYQWLNSRRPDSFAAMNSQQTWDWMQSTIDSGLAWGLFTERGLIIWAEISLDAGSDFADQRDGRYQTWLDRDPEHPRLSPELRIKAFDIFRHMHRDFIHVR; from the coding sequence ATGAGCAGCCCTGAGCATGCCAACTACCTGCTGATCGATGGAGCGCTACGTCCCGGCGCGCTGGTTGAGTTACTCAAGGACGATCAATCCACGCGGGCCAATCCGCTGTACATGGGAACCCGCTGGAGTGAACTGCATGACCAGGGACCGATTCTGATCCAGCTCGACGCGGACAGCCCGCACGTTTCGCAATGGCTCAATGAACCTCGCAAGCAACAAGATTCAACGTTGCTGTACAGCACGAAGCCGCTGCACGTCGTGGCCAACCATCTGCGGCACTTCATCTGCCCGCCCGACGCATGGGGCGGCAACGGCTTACTGCGGTTTTCCGATCCCTTGGTCGCGATTTTTTGGCTGTCGAGCTTCTCGGACGCACAACTGGCTGAGCGGCTAGGGCCTATCGAACACTGGTGGGTAGGCCGTCCGACACACCGCTGGCAAGAACCGTCTCCAAGTTCCTGGCAGAGGTTTAGCCGAGTTGACGCCGAATCTTCCTGGACCCCGGAATTTGCCTTTCTCGACCATCCACAGCTGGCAGCGCTTGCACGGGCGCAACGCTGGCAGTTGGAGGAACGTTTTTACCAGTGGTTAAACAGCCGCCGCCCCGACTCTTTTGCAGCCATGAACAGTCAGCAAACATGGGACTGGATGCAATCAACGATCGATAGCGGGCTTGCCTGGGGTTTGTTTACCGAACGTGGACTGATCATTTGGGCCGAAATAAGCCTGGATGCGGGCTCCGACTTTGCCGATCAAAGGGACGGCCGCTATCAAACCTGGCTTGACCGCGACCCCGAACATCCGCGCCTGTCACCCGAGTTGCGCATCAAAGCGTTCGACATTTTTCGCCATATGCACAGGGACTTCATTCATGTTCGCTAA
- the tssI gene encoding type VI secretion system tip protein TssI/VgrG — protein MPQAAVPTFTLNVKGVEPRHFQVLAFDGTEAVSTPYAITVELVSRSSGIELSDLLHKAAFLGFGPDGEGIHGQIHSIHKSDSNARLTHYVAVLKPSLAYLEHSSHRRSFQQMSVPAIILEVLKEHGLFDGLDVQFDSGVTRAPVRDYCVQYDESDLHFVNRLCEEDGWFYRFEHSADGHRLIFADDEIMFPHAARLALPFKPLNGMVPEDCSIQSFGVRLAARTSHVVHRDYDFQKAGYLLESVRSPQATPAQAQRGEALHVEPKFEHYVYPGRFLEDDHGRRLSNRDLERHRTDFQLADGSSDHPVLRSGTVIQLEEHPQLKWNNPWVLVSIKHEGRQPQVLEELGADAPVAAGKIAQGYRNSFTAIPETIQFRPALRHPKPLIHSTQTAKVTGPEGEEIHCDKFGRVKVKFHWDRRELNDETTSCWVRVASSWAGNSHGAVTLPRVGMEVLISYLEGDADRPIVMGCLPNSLNPVPYELPANKTKSVFRSRSSKASQGFNEVSFEDRDGAERVYLRAQRDMEQLIQNDSRLEVRGQRLETIKGNSVSVLEAEHHQAVTGDRKVQLSAGDHLQVAGSSHTQVTEGVSVEAGQEVHLKAGVNLIIDAGMTLTLTAGGQHLFLSPAGIFSSVPILLGGAPLPGTPSMPLPPEGVEALGAAVIPPVTPISAPAIEQLLEQAPAHCEVCEMEQDKAP, from the coding sequence ATGCCTCAGGCCGCCGTCCCAACCTTCACGCTGAACGTGAAAGGTGTTGAACCCCGCCATTTTCAAGTCCTCGCATTTGATGGCACCGAAGCCGTCAGCACGCCGTACGCCATCACCGTCGAACTGGTCAGTCGGTCGTCTGGTATTGAGCTTTCGGACCTGCTGCACAAGGCGGCTTTTCTCGGTTTCGGCCCGGACGGCGAAGGCATTCACGGGCAGATTCACTCCATCCACAAAAGCGATTCCAATGCCCGGCTGACCCACTACGTCGCGGTGCTCAAACCCTCTCTCGCGTACTTGGAACACAGCAGCCACCGCCGCTCGTTCCAGCAGATGAGCGTGCCGGCGATCATTCTTGAAGTGCTCAAAGAACACGGCCTGTTTGACGGCCTGGACGTGCAATTCGACAGTGGCGTGACCCGCGCTCCGGTCCGTGACTATTGCGTTCAGTACGACGAAAGCGACCTGCACTTCGTCAATCGGCTGTGTGAAGAAGACGGTTGGTTTTACCGTTTTGAGCATTCGGCTGACGGCCATCGGTTGATTTTCGCCGATGACGAAATAATGTTTCCCCACGCGGCGCGGTTGGCGCTGCCGTTCAAACCGTTGAACGGCATGGTGCCCGAGGACTGTTCGATTCAGTCCTTCGGCGTGCGCCTGGCGGCACGCACCAGCCACGTGGTGCATCGCGATTACGATTTCCAGAAAGCTGGTTATTTATTGGAAAGCGTTAGAAGTCCGCAGGCGACCCCAGCCCAAGCCCAAAGGGGTGAGGCCCTGCATGTCGAACCGAAGTTTGAGCATTACGTCTATCCCGGTCGTTTTCTGGAAGACGATCACGGCAGACGATTATCCAACCGAGACCTGGAACGGCACCGCACGGATTTTCAACTGGCCGACGGCAGCAGCGATCACCCGGTGTTGCGCAGCGGGACGGTGATCCAGCTGGAAGAACACCCGCAGCTGAAATGGAATAACCCGTGGGTGCTGGTTTCAATCAAGCACGAAGGGCGGCAGCCGCAGGTATTGGAAGAATTGGGCGCTGACGCCCCGGTCGCCGCCGGGAAAATCGCTCAGGGTTATCGGAATTCCTTCACCGCCATCCCCGAAACGATCCAGTTTCGCCCCGCCTTGCGCCACCCCAAACCACTGATCCACAGCACCCAAACCGCCAAGGTCACTGGCCCGGAAGGCGAAGAAATCCACTGCGATAAATTCGGCCGGGTAAAGGTCAAGTTTCACTGGGACCGCCGCGAGCTGAATGACGAAACCACCAGTTGCTGGGTGCGGGTGGCGTCGAGTTGGGCGGGCAACAGTCATGGCGCGGTGACCTTGCCTCGGGTGGGCATGGAAGTGTTGATTTCCTACTTGGAAGGCGACGCGGACCGGCCGATTGTCATGGGCTGTTTGCCGAACAGTCTGAATCCGGTGCCGTATGAGTTACCGGCGAACAAGACCAAAAGCGTGTTCCGCAGTCGCAGCTCCAAGGCAAGCCAGGGCTTCAACGAAGTCTCTTTTGAAGATCGCGATGGCGCTGAACGGGTCTACCTGCGCGCCCAGCGCGACATGGAGCAACTGATCCAGAACGACAGCCGCCTTGAGGTGCGCGGTCAGCGCTTGGAAACCATCAAAGGCAACAGTGTTTCAGTGCTGGAGGCTGAGCACCATCAAGCCGTTACCGGCGACCGCAAAGTGCAGTTATCGGCGGGGGATCATTTGCAGGTGGCGGGGTCCAGCCATACCCAAGTTACCGAAGGGGTGTCTGTAGAAGCTGGCCAAGAAGTGCATCTCAAGGCAGGCGTCAACCTGATCATCGATGCCGGTATGACGCTGACGCTGACAGCAGGCGGCCAGCATCTTTTCCTCAGCCCTGCGGGCATCTTTTCCAGCGTACCCATTTTGCTGGGCGGTGCGCCGCTGCCGGGAACTCCTTCGATGCCACTGCCACCCGAGGGCGTAGAGGCTCTGGGCGCCGCCGTTATCCCGCCTGTCACGCCGATTTCAGCGCCGGCCATCGAGCAGCTCTTGGAGCAAGCACCTGCCCATTGCGAAGTCTGTGAAATGGAACAGGACAAAGCCCCATGA
- the argB gene encoding acetylglutamate kinase — protein sequence MTLERDAAANVAKVLSEALPYIRRFVGKTLVIKYGGNAMESDELKTGFARDIVLMKAVGINPVVVHGGGPQIGDLLKRLSIESHFIDGMRVTDAQTMDVVEMVLGGQVNKDIVNLINRHGGSAIGLTGKDAELIRARKLTVTRQTPDMTKPEIIDIGQVGEVVGVNTDLLNMLVKGDFIPVIAPIGVGPQGESYNINADLVAGKVAEALKAEKLILLTNIAGLMNKQGDVLTGLTTEQVDGLIADGTIYGGMLPKIRCALEAVQGGVNSSHIIDGRVPNAVLLEIFTDSGVGTQITNRKRH from the coding sequence ATGACCCTCGAACGTGATGCCGCTGCCAACGTTGCCAAGGTTTTGTCCGAAGCGTTGCCTTACATTCGCCGATTCGTCGGCAAAACGCTGGTGATCAAATACGGCGGCAACGCCATGGAAAGCGACGAGCTGAAAACCGGCTTTGCGCGCGATATCGTGCTGATGAAAGCAGTCGGTATCAACCCGGTAGTGGTTCACGGCGGCGGCCCGCAAATCGGCGACCTGCTCAAGCGGCTGTCGATCGAAAGCCACTTCATCGACGGTATGCGTGTGACCGATGCGCAAACCATGGACGTGGTGGAGATGGTGCTGGGCGGCCAAGTCAACAAAGACATCGTTAACCTGATCAACCGCCATGGCGGCAGCGCCATCGGCCTGACCGGCAAAGACGCTGAGCTGATTCGTGCGCGGAAACTGACGGTCACCCGGCAGACCCCCGACATGACCAAGCCAGAAATCATCGACATCGGCCAGGTCGGCGAAGTGGTCGGGGTCAATACCGACTTGCTGAACATGCTGGTCAAAGGTGATTTCATCCCGGTCATCGCACCGATTGGCGTCGGCCCTCAGGGCGAGTCCTACAACATCAATGCTGATTTGGTAGCAGGAAAAGTAGCCGAAGCCCTCAAGGCCGAAAAGCTGATTTTGCTGACCAACATCGCGGGCTTGATGAACAAACAAGGCGATGTGCTGACCGGCCTGACCACCGAACAAGTGGACGGCCTGATCGCCGACGGCACCATCTACGGCGGCATGCTGCCCAAGATTCGCTGCGCGTTGGAAGCGGTTCAGGGCGGGGTCAACAGCTCCCACATCATCGACGGCCGCGTGCCGAATGCCGTGCTGCTGGAGATCTTTACCGACAGCGGCGTAGGCACTCAGATTACCAATCGCAAGCGTCATTGA